A window of Notolabrus celidotus isolate fNotCel1 chromosome 11, fNotCel1.pri, whole genome shotgun sequence contains these coding sequences:
- the LOC117821251 gene encoding transcription factor HES-2-like gives MSPNMTCESLQSFAPRLTVAKRKEALELRKTMKPLMEKRRRARINDSLDHLKNLILPLTGRDKTRYSKLEKADILEMTVRFLSDIPPVNNKDNYRDGYKACIQRVSALLPKTSLDQDACKRVNEFIQRSTPATITPTCLKCCAHSSKAFPQIQKRLQNLKSSFSSRLESSSAVNPSSAQPVPQAAGAPMWRPW, from the exons ATGTCTCCAAATATGACATGTGAATCTCTCCAGTCCTTTGCTCCAAGGCTTACTGTGGCCAAAAGAAAAGAGGCTCTTGAGCTCCGAAAG acTATGAAACCTTTGATGGAAAAAAGAAGACGCGCCCGTATCAACgacagccttgaccatttgaaAAATCTGATCCTTCCCCTCACAGGCAGAGAT aaaACTCGCTATTCTAAGCTTGAGAAAGCCGACATCTTAGAAATGACTGTGAGGTTCCTCAGCGACATTCCCCCTGTTAACAACAAAG ATAACTACAGAGATGGTTACAAAGCCTGCATCCAGCGCGtctccgctctgctccccaaaaCGAGCCTGGATCAGGACGCGTGCAAGCGGGTGAACGAATTCATCCAGCGTTCCACGCCCGCCACCATCACACCAACTTGCCTGAAATGCTGTGCCCACAGCTCCAAGGCCTTCCCTCAGATACAGAAGAGACTTCAAAACCTGAAATCAAGCTTCAGCTCCAGACTGGAAAGCAGCAGCGCTGTGAATCCCAGCAGCGCGCAGCCAGTACCGCAGGCTGCGGGCGCACCCATGTGGAGACCCTGGTAG